A DNA window from Brassica napus cultivar Da-Ae chromosome A4, Da-Ae, whole genome shotgun sequence contains the following coding sequences:
- the LOC106446667 gene encoding B3 domain-containing protein REM14-like yields MANQHFFKPLLPGFHSHLKIPVAFFSKHIEGRNEHKNTAKLRSDTSEITWKVKIEDGLRLTDGWKEFALAHDLRVGDIVIFRQEKDMAFHVTLFGPSCCEIQYGACLDDKNKLVKIQSKKKVKKNTKREVETCTLDPSCYVVNVTPSSLRYDMLYIPKSFARANGLETRSGEIVLMNEKGTSWTLILKRKNSCGTMYITRGWRRFCRVNGLRAGSFFTFKLIQRGGTLVLRKSPSSTESEDSSEGDEIEPLSTESKSFKKTSSMWKASSSPFQNLFVTLTLKPYEVEKSTLYLPVQFTRRHSINEETRMTLLDKNGVKWSTDLRSEKRSDKIRLVGGCKEFFKANCVEMGESIIVKLIWDGDTSCVLKFCSKV; encoded by the exons AAAATTCCTGTAGCCTTCTTCTCCAAGCATATAGAAGGAAGAAATGAGCATAAAAACACGGCGAAGCTGAGATCAGACACGTCGGAGATAACCTGGAAAGTGAAGATAGAAGACGGCCTGAGACTCACTGACGGTTGGAAAGAGTTTGCTCTCGCACATGATCTACGAGTTGGTGACATTGTTATTTTCAGACAAGAGAAAGACATGGCTTTCCACGTTACACTGTTTGGACCTAGTTGCTGTGAGATACAATATGGAGCGTGTTTGGACGACAAGAACAAGCTTG TTAAGATTCAAAGcaagaagaaagtgaagaagaatACAAAAAGAGAAGTAGAGACTTGTACACTAGACCCATCTTGTTATGTGGTTAATGTCACGCCTTCAAGCCTGCGATATGACATGCTG TATATTCCAAAGAGTTTTGCAAGGGCTAATGGTTTAGAGACTAGAAGTGGAGAGATTGTTCTGATGAATGAAAAGGGTACTTCGTGGACTTTAATTTTGAAACGAAAGAATTCATGTGGAACTATGTATATCACACGAGGTTGGAGACGCTTCTGTAGGGTCAATGGACTTAGAGCTGGAAGTTTCTTCACGTTCAAACTGATCCAAAGAGGAGGAACTCTTGTTCTACGTAAGTCTCCCTCCTCCACAGAGTCTGAAGATAGCTCAGAAGGTGATGAAATAGAGCCTCTTTCCACAGAATCTAAAAGCTTCAAGAAGACTAGTTCTATGTGGAAAGCATCATCTTCACCATTCCAAAACCTGTTTGTGACCTTAACTCTCAAACCTTACGAAGTCGAAAAATCTACACTG TATCTTCCTGTACAATTTACCAGGAGGCATAGCATCAATGAGGAAACTAGAATGACACTGTTGGACAAAAACGGTGTCAAGTGGTCTACGGATCTGCGGTCTGAGAAGAGAAGTGACAAAATAAGACTGGTAGGGGGTTGCAAAGAGTTCTTCAAAGCTAATTGTGTGGAGATGGGCGAATCGATCATTGTGAAGCTGATTTGGGATGGAGACACAAGTTGTGTCCTTAAGTTCTGCTCTAAGGTGTAG